The proteins below are encoded in one region of Candidatus Epulonipiscium sp.:
- the ftsW gene encoding putative lipid II flippase FtsW → MDIAASKKHQRKKIKRTQCDFTILFTVCLLVLFGVIMIFSSSYYYALNNYNDMYHFLKRQILWSMIGFCAMIFMMNYDYKNLKIWAVPLYLISQVLLVLVLFLGKEVKGQKRWFGFGTVGFQPSELAKLTLIFFLAFLIVYNHNKLKKFTGLLFYLIFIAVPVVLIGIANLSTAIVVLFIGVAMLFVASPKVWYFFVFAIPVAAFGAVAVMLPQFAYRLSRIQIWKDPWIDPTGKGYQPIQSLYAVGSGGLFGLGLGESRQKLGFIPEAHNDIIFAIVCEELGLIGAAVLLSLFLVLIWRGIKVSMNAPDLFGSLVSIGIVCMIGIQVLINVAVITKTIPTTGMPLPFISYGGSSLLFTMAAMGILLNISRYSKLNK, encoded by the coding sequence GTGGATATTGCGGCATCCAAAAAACACCAAAGAAAAAAAATAAAAAGAACTCAATGTGACTTCACCATTTTATTTACGGTATGTTTGCTGGTTCTATTTGGGGTAATAATGATTTTTAGCTCCAGTTATTACTATGCCTTAAATAATTATAATGATATGTACCACTTTCTAAAAAGACAAATATTATGGTCTATGATTGGATTTTGTGCCATGATTTTTATGATGAACTATGATTATAAGAACTTAAAAATATGGGCAGTACCTTTATATCTTATTTCCCAAGTTCTTTTGGTATTGGTATTGTTTTTAGGTAAGGAAGTTAAGGGACAAAAAAGATGGTTTGGATTTGGAACTGTAGGGTTTCAGCCATCTGAGCTTGCAAAACTCACCCTTATATTCTTTTTAGCATTTCTAATAGTTTACAATCATAATAAGCTAAAAAAGTTTACGGGACTTTTATTTTATCTTATCTTTATTGCAGTTCCTGTGGTTTTGATTGGTATTGCAAACTTAAGTACTGCCATTGTGGTTTTGTTCATAGGAGTAGCTATGCTCTTTGTTGCCAGTCCCAAGGTTTGGTACTTTTTTGTATTTGCTATACCGGTTGCTGCATTTGGTGCAGTTGCTGTTATGCTCCCTCAATTTGCCTATAGATTAAGTAGAATACAAATTTGGAAGGATCCTTGGATTGACCCTACGGGAAAAGGCTATCAGCCTATTCAATCCCTATATGCTGTGGGTTCGGGGGGGTTATTTGGTCTAGGATTAGGGGAAAGTCGGCAAAAGCTTGGGTTTATACCTGAAGCCCATAATGATATAATATTTGCAATTGTTTGTGAGGAACTAGGTCTTATAGGAGCAGCAGTATTGTTGTCCTTATTTTTAGTTTTAATCTGGAGAGGAATTAAAGTTTCCATGAATGCTCCTGATTTATTCGGCTCCTTAGTTTCCATAGGTATAGTATGTATGATAGGAATACAAGTATTAATTAATGTTGCAGTTATTACCAAAACCATACCGACAACAGGAATGCCCCTTCCCTTTATAAGCTACGGAGGCTCTTCCTTATTATTTACTATGGCGGCTATGGGTATATTACTCAATATATCTAGATATTCTAAATTAAATAAATAA